The Gavia stellata isolate bGavSte3 chromosome 1, bGavSte3.hap2, whole genome shotgun sequence DNA segment GCTGGCAGCGGGTGCGGCGGCAGGCGGGATGCTGCCCGCGGAGCGCGGCGCTCctggcggcggccccggcggcggccgcggccccaAGTCCACCTTCCGCGTGTTGGAGAACTCGGCCCCGCACCTCCTGGACGTGGACGGGGAGAGCGGGCTGCTCTACACCAAGCAGCGCATCGACCGCGAGGCGCTGTGCCGGCGCAACGCCAAGTGCCAGCTGTCCCTCGAGGTGTTCGCCAACGACCAGGAGATCTGCATGATCAAGGTGGAGATCCAGGACCTGAATGACAACGCACCGGCGTTCCCCTCCGACCAAGTAGACATGGACATCTCGGAAAATGCTGCGCCGGGCACCCGCTTCCCCCTCACCAGCGCCCACGACCCGGACGCCGGGGACAATGGGCTGCGCACCTACGTGCTCACCCGTGATGACTACGGCCTCTTCTCCCTCGATGTGAAGTCCCGGGGTGATGGCACAAAGTTTCCAGAGCTGGTCATCCAGAAGCCATTAGACCGTGAGGAGCAGAGTCACCACACCCTGGTGCTGACAGCACTGGACGGCGGCGACCCGCCACGCTCGGGCACGGTGCAGATCAATGTGCGCCTCATTGACTCCAATGACAACAGCCCTGTCTTTGAGGCGGCATCCTATGTCGTAGAGCTGCCGGAGAATGCACCGCTGGGCACTGCTGTCATTGACCTTAATGCCACCGATGCTGACGAGGGTACCAACGGAGAGGTGCTCTACTCCTTCAGTGGCTATGCGCCCGAGCGCGTCCGCGACCTGTTCAGCATCGACCCGCAGAGTGGCCTCATCCGTGTCAAGGGCAATCTGGACTATGAGGAGAGCGGCCTCATTGAGATTGATGTCCAGGCTCGGGACCTGGGGCCCAATCCCATCCCTGCTCATTGCAAGGTCACCGTCCGCCTCATCGACCGCAATGACAATGCGCCTACCATTGGCTTTGTCTCCGTTCGCCAGGGAGCACTGAGTGAGGCTGCCCCACCGGGCACTGTCATTGCCCTGGTGCGGGTCACAGATCGTGACTCGGGCAAGAACGGGCAGCTCCAGTGCCGGGTGCtgggcggtggcggcgggccCGGAGCCGTCCCTTTCACCCTGGAGGAGAACTATGACAACTTCTACACTGTGGTCACTGACCGGCCCCTGGACCGTGAGGCACAGGACGAGTACAATGTGACCATTGTGGCACGTGATGGGGGCAACCCCCCACTCAACTCCACCAAGTCATTTTCTGTCCGGATCCTCGACGAGAATGACAACCCACCCCGCTTCAGCAAGAACCTCTATGTGTTACAGGTGCCTGAGAACAACATCCCTGGAGAGTACCTGGGCTCTGTCTTGGCCCAGGACCCTGACCTGGGCCAAAATGGGACAGTCTCTTACTCCATTCTGCCCGGGCATGTGGGCGATGTCTCCATCTATACCTATGTCTCCGTCAACCCCACCAATGGTGCTATCTATGCCCTGAGGAGCTTCAACTACGAGCAGACAAAGCACTTTGAGTTTCGCGTGCTGGCCAAAGACTCGGGTTCACCCCACCGTGAAAGCAACGCCACAGTGCGCGTCACCGTGCTCGATGTCAACGACAATGCGCCACTCATCGTCCTGCCCGCCCTCATCAATGACACTGCCGAGCTGCAGGTGCCACGCAATGCTGGGGTGGGCTACCCTGTGGGCACCGTCCGCGCCCTGGACAGTGACTTTGGGGAGAGCGGGCGCCTCACGTATGAGATTGTGGAAGGCAATGAGGAGCACCTCTTTGAGATGGACCCCACTAGTGGTGAGATACGCACCTTACACCCCTACTGGGAAGAGCTCAGCCCTGTGGCTGAACTGGTGGTAAAAGTCAGTGACCATGGCAAGCCCAGCCTCTCCGCAGTGGCCAAGCTCATTGTCAGGGCCTTGGCGGGGCCCCTGCCCGAGGCTGGCGAGCCACAGGTGAATGGCGAGCAGCATCGGCGACCACACTGGGACTTGTCGCTGCCCCTGATTGTGACACTGAGCACTGTCTCCATCATCTTGCTGGCTGCCATGATCACTATTGCTGTGAAGTGCAAGCGAGAGAACAAGGAGATCCGCACCTATAATTGTCGCATTGCCGAGTATAGCCACCctcagctgggaggagggggaggcagtggcgggggaggaggaggcagtggcAGTGGAGGGGGCAAgggcaagaagaagaagatcaGCAAGAATGACATTATGCTGGTGCCCAGTGAGGGCGAGGACAGCCGGGGCCCCCTCAATGTCATGAACGTGGTGAGCAGCCCATCCCTGGCCACCTCACCCATGTACTTTGACTACCAGACCCGCCTGCCCCTCAGCTCTCCCAGGTCTGAGGTGATGTACCTGAAGCCCGCCTCCAACAACCTGACTGTACCCCAGGGACATGTGGGCTGCCACACCAGCTTCACAGGGCAAGGGACTAACGCCAGCGAGGCTCCCCCGAGCCGGATGTCCATAATTCAGGTAGGAGACTTTTAGAATACCCTGGACCTCACTTTAGACACTGGTTTAACTTCACCTTTTGTCTGCAGTGAAATCTGCTGTAAGGCACCACTGAAGGGACCAACACAAGTCACTGAAGAGAGGTGGACCCAATGAAAGTGGTACCAGACCATGTCTGGTGGGTCCGGTTCTGTTGTCACACTGGCGTTTCCCGTGTGATTCACAAGTAAATGCCCACTGAAACAAACAAGAGTCACGGCAGTGCAAAAGAGGTGCATGTGCAGGTAGGGGTTTAGTACATTTGGGGCACACAGGGGTATTTTCCCAGAAGATCATCAGGCAGAGGTGGGCACTTGCACAGGTTTcactttgctttggtttggggaggagaagggggagggcGATTCTGAAGCAGTCATATCATCTGCAGTAACTAACAGGACGTGGGAGAAACTCTACACACTGAGGACATCTATTGCAACAGTGTATTATAGCCCTCCAATCCTGTATGTAAATATAAGCTATCTTTCCAAgatgtatgtttttaatttctttaatttccttctttagaatacatatatacataaatatttattttttttggtgcagAACAGTATCATTGGGGCCCCattgcctcctcctctccccataAACAACCAAACCTTCAGTGCTGAAAATTTTGCTTAGtcaaatagaaagaaaatgtatgtgGTGATTCCCTCCTACCCCCAAATGTTAACAAAACTCGCATCCTGtcataaaacagcaaaacaactAGTCAGATTTCCAGTAGCCTGAGTCAATATTGATGATTGCTTTATAGTGAAAGACTTACATGCTCTTTCTTCTACCAAAGCTCATTTAGAAATTACAGCTGGGCTGCATTCTGCTGCCAGTTATATCCACACTGTCCTCTACCGACTTTTGTAAATGTGAGAAATGGCAGAATTTGGACCATTGGATATAGGGTGCTAATCAAAGAATGACTTAATTTTTAGCAGGTAGTTTAAAGTCCAAACTCAGAAGATGTATTCCAGAGCAGTGAACTCACAGAGTGAAGGTGAGGGCAGAATTTGGCTCCAGttgattgatttattttaaagtattactTCATGATTAATGCAGCTTAATGTTCAAATACTACAGGTATGTTcgaaagtgatttttaaagtttggatTGAAAGCAGGCTCTGGATAATGACTattaaatatattcaaaatGTCATATCTGTTTTATCCTGTGGTTCTCCTAATATGATGTTCTGAGTCATAGGGGAATGAGCTGAGTGTATCAGAAGTGACACAGACTCATTTTGTGTATGCAGCTAGTGGGAAAGAAGTTGCACTGTAGACACTTGATGtaccaaaagaaaattcataatACCTTTGAGTTATCATACCCTGCGGTCTGTGAACACTGAATGTTCTAGTTGCCAGTGGCATCTAATGTTTTAAACTAAATAGAAGTGGCCATTGGTAATTGGCAGGTTAAGTAACCAAAATTTCCGTAACTGATGGCTTGTAAATTGAATATTTataactggggggggggggggggggaggggggaataaAGGCTGTCTGTACAAGGTCGCTATGAACTAATCTTCAAGCCACTATTGCGTTGTGTCacaaaaacaatttcattttatgcCTATCATGAATTTGTGTTGCTATCAATTAGGTGAGTGGAGCAAcacttaaaatctgaaattgatTTTAACAAAAAGTGACACTTCAGGAAGGAGTTTAGGTTAGGGCACAACCAGAGATAACCTGATTTATAATTCATgctttaaaaaccaaataacTTTCAATGACACCTGTTTAAGTAATGTCaacttttttactgtaaaatggAGTTGTCAgaatgctaaaaaaaaccccacattttttttcttactgacaAGTGTAATAGTTgctaaaagacagaaaattatactTTTCTACAACCATGTAATGTCTATATAAAGCAATTAATTAATGTATTGATGCTACTGAGTAGTAAAGATTCAATTGTAGTGTAAAATCCCTATGGAAAATATGACTCCTTTTTTTACAGTGTTCACTGTATAATATcaatcatgatttttttttcctgagatctATATAAAGCTAAAAGAGGATTTTCCTCCCTTAAAAAGGTGTGTTGTGGTTTCTATAACAGTTTTCGTTATGACAACTGTGGGAAATGTTAACTGTAACTCCTCATAGCACATACTGGTGTATCTAatactgctttgctttccctgaACATCTACACAGAGTGTTTTGGATGTTTAGATGGTCCAGCCACTACATTAGGAAACATTCGTTTTTCCCTAGTGAACAACCTGTTCAAACATACTTATTGATGCTATATTTTGTAGTTGTATTGACAAAACAAGCACACAGTATGAAACAGAGTAGTTGGTTTCTATTTAGGAAAGGCCCAGATGTAATGTAACTAGATGAGAAAATCTGATCCTCTTCACTATAAGTTTGCATTACAAAGATAGATCTTTTATTCTCCATCTCCACATCCCTGGAGTAAATTTCAtataaaatttgcatttagaaTGTAGATACTACTTTGTGTTTGGCCCTGTACTTCTGCCTCGTGTAAAATTCAAACTGCAAACTTAGGGAGAAATAGTAAAGGAACAGCCCTCTCTCTGGATCTACTATATCCTTAATCACTCTAGGAATCCTGTGTCTGGAAAAGTAAATTGCACAGTTAGGGATCAAAGGTATAGCTAGtggaaaaaagatacagaatCCAAACAGCTGCTTTATCATCTCCTTTCATTAGTCaattcagaaaagcagttttcttcgTTACCTCAGTAAGGGAAAGGTAAACGATTGTGCAAGTGTTCTCTAGCGAAtattcactttatttttctagatATATTACTGAGCTACGATAATGTCACACTATATGATTTATACAATGGAACTGCTTTTCTTCACTCTTATTTCTCGGCAAGTGTTTAATGGCAGAATTCTCTAGCAGGAGCCTGTTATTAAAACTTTatggttttttatatatatatatatgtacatacttATATATCCATGgatgtatacacacatactaAATATTATATTATTAGTTAGTACATCCAACTGAgtctataaatatttaaaatcaaataaataatttctttctcagCAAGATCCAAATTTTCTCACTCTTATTAGGAGTGAATAACAcctttttgctttgcagtaaGAGCTAGTAAATTTAATAGGCTTTATGATTCCCTTATTTCTCATTAATAGTATTTTATTCTACAGATACCCCAATTTATATCAATGAATACCTGTGGAGTAAAGTGTTATTTAGTGACTATGGGTTTCAGACTGACCCAAAATGACCAACAGTTGAAGAAAATATTGCCTGATATGTGTAAAAGTGGTGTAATCTTACCTCTCTTCAAGTGACTTCTGTTATATATTAGTCACAGAGTTTAAGAATTTGTGTTTACTCACTACTTTGTAGCATCCAGCTGTGTGCCATGGTTGCCTATGTTACTTACATGAATCAATGAACTTCTTCAGTAccacaaaaattaaataatttaaacatgTATActcatatatatgtatgtataaaattTTGGATGGATAGCCAAGGATACAGTATACCTCCAGCTTTTATTGGTGCAGGAGACTTGCAAGTGCTTAGGGACTCTGAAAATAGAGCATTTGTGGTTTGATGCACACGCGAGGTTGATGTGGATGAAGAACAATGTTTAGTAATGTACTGAGAAGTCAGAACAGCTACACTTTAACATGTTTCTTCGCTTTTAACTTCAGCAATCATATTCTAAACATACTTCAGAAGCAGTGCTTTCAAACACaaatcagttaaaaatatttacatataggCCAGTGCCATACAACTCTCATTGCCAGATTCAAAATTCCATGTGACTTTTGAATCACTTTGGGTCCAAACTATTCATTTTTATTGGgcagaaaaatgaggaaagcaggagaaaatggAATCTCTATGTggctgaaagaaaatttcttttcactctAGACCTTAAAGACTACTGGGCAAATTCTGTTCATCTCATTGTGGTGAGTAAATCAAGCTGATCTACTCACCTGACTAagagaaagaggattttgttttattttgaagagcagaaattagaaaaagaaatattatgtACAAACGTACACATATATGTTCATATCTCTCCTACCAGAAAGTTCTGAGTTAATCAATTCGCCTTTCCCTGGGTGAACAAATCACAATTTCTTCTTGCAGGTTTCCAATAGATAAAAGAGTGGATggataaaaggaaacaaatagtTTCTTTAAACAAATAGGTTCCTCAAAGTGACATAACAGTAATGTAGAAAACTATCTACATGTGCAAGGAGTGTTGATCATCCTAGagattatttattattatactTGTGGTGCAACTCGGTAAGGTTTGTAAATATATCAGGAATGAAATGGGAgtgaataaagaaaacagtggtCACAGCTTTTGCtaaacaacagctaaaaagaaTGACTATGTTGCAAGTGGCTCTCAAGCTGGGAATCACCGTAGCTGCTGTACTAGGCAGTCCTGTAGCATTTCAAGATAAAGTACAGATTATTCTTAATACTTCAGGCACCTGATGTTTATGATGTGTCCACAGATTACCGTCAAGTCCCAGTGCAGCTTTGTCGCCAGGTGTCTAGTAGTACCTAAGAAGATAGAGTCttcaggggaaataaaaaacacaagTTATATTAGTGCTGCTATGTCTTTAGATATACTATTCCACGCTTTACTTTGAGAAACTTCAACTCAGAAATTTCAAGATTGCAAGAAGTCTGCAGCTACTGCAGTATAAGGAGAAGCAGCTTTCCTCACAGAAGTTGCATTCGTTCTCAGtggtttacatttttaaattcctATCTGAAAACAGAGgtattcctttttcatttctataTCTTCTGCTGCAAATCAGTAATATTATTCTCTCTTACTAGAGCTAGTAGAAGTTAACATTTTGCACCAAGAGTATACTGGGGCAGTTCTACGCATCTGCAACTTTGCAGGTTCGTGCTCTATAATTCCCAAAATTTTGCAGCTGCATATTTTAGGCTCTGTCTAAGGACACTAGATTGTCATCAGATGAAACTTCAGAACTACCTGGCTAAGATGCATTATGGTGGTTTTTACAGTGTTTTACAAGGTTAGATGTCTTGCAAAATAACTTCTGTGAATGTTTGCATTGTGTAATACAGTCTCCAGTTAGTATGATTTTCTGTTACGTCATTCTGTAGCTTTAGTTTTACTTATTCAGTGAAGTCAATACTGGGGTTGGCTGTGTAAGAATTTCAGGCCAGGATCATTTCCATATTTTTGTGaagcattatttcatttttttgtcaaGATACACTGCAAAGTACTGTGACACAAAGTACACATATTTTAGGACCAGATAGGGCAACAGACTGCTCACTATGGCATCTGCCCTGGCTCCTGAAATAGGtaggcagagaaagcagaattGGGCTCCTGTTTTGTGTTACATCTGCTCTGGTCTTGATCTTGAGCTCCTTGCCGGTATTGTTTATAGCGATATTATTTCAAAAGGATCGTTCCTGAGATATAGGTCCATATGAGATCTAAAAAAATTTCCAAGATGGAATGCTGTAATATAGGTCAATAAACATAAtagagaaaaagtaattttaagagTCTGAAGTAGAATATTGATAttatgggaaagaaaatgatATCGTCAGAACAGAAATTCTCGTTAACAAAtagattaagaaaaataatgtctcCATAGAACTTGCTGTTTTATAAAGTATAAGAGTTGAAGAAAGTTTGTGCAGCTAAAATAAAAGACATGAAGCAAGTCATGCAGGATTTACTGGATCACAGCTCTCAATGGCTCTTAAAGTTGTCTGAGCTTTCCTCATCTTTGTGCTCACTGTCACTGCCTAATCTTAAATGGGAAAATCCACACAAATTTGTGATTATCAGTGCAATTTTGATGACTGATCCTTTGAAGAGTTATCTTTTAACAATAGATTTGGCCAGGTTTCTGTTATCCTTACCCATGATGGTGATAAGGCCTGTTCTTACTCATATTTCAGTCAATAGCATATTTTTGACTTCATCAATGATTTCAGTGGTTCAAGAGTAAATTGTGACTAAGACCCTTACAGAGTGCAGCTAAGAATAGTATGATTGGGccctttatttttagatttcagCCTTTTGTGATGTTTTCTTACAGCTTCTTTACAAACAACTAAGGAGACTAGAATTTAGAAGATTTTGTAATTATGATGTGAACTGTATCATAATCAGGTGtacagctgaaagaagaaatcaaagacTCCTTTGAACATATTGCTGAATACATATTTTCACGTTTTCATACATTTTTGAATGTGTGCATAATACAGCATTATTCTTAAAATTCAGCAAATATTGTTATGTGGAAAATTATCATCAGGTAcatgtaaaatatttgcaagtatCACTTGGTATTAAGAAAGCATTGATAGAACCTGGCTTCACTAATGAGgcaaaaatgtcattaaaaaaataatttcttcctgagTCACAACATTTGACTGCAAAGCAGttgggattttgttttcaaatgaaaaaaaaaatgtttttttttcttttttccccagcatttttaattctttttcactACCTTCCTCCCCAGGAAACATTAACATACTGGGTAATATTTACACATACGTgtaaatacacatacacatacacatactgcttaatttctctttctttcattgtttctaTAAAAGTTAAAATGCCTTGTCAAATTAGTTTCAGGTTTCGCTATGCAAGACACTCATTCGACATATAAAAAGTGTATGTATATGGatggttgttttctttctgaagaaaatatatagGACGCATGGCAGAGGTCTTGAGATACCTCTTCAAGACTGAGGAGTGCCTGCACGTataaagaaaagacattttgacACTAATATTAGTATTTTCCAAAAGGTAagaattttctgtgaaaagaactTAAACAATGATTTGTTGACCGGAGCAGAAACACAGCTCTGTTTTTATCTGTAAAAGTATAGAAGCAATCCTTTGATGTCAAAAGGTCAGAGTAGAGCAGTTGGGACACCTTTTTGCAGCAGATAGCCTGAGAGCTTTATACTTTCAATTGTATCTCTACTTCTGCTGTAAGAAGAGAAGTGGTGAAATTAATGCTAAAGGGTTCAAAAATATAGGAAACAAGTGAAACTCTCAGGGGACTGCAGGCTCTTAcctaaatagaaaaaaaaaagaaaaaaaagaaaaaggtactAGAAGAGAGTGGCAAAATTACTTTGGGGAAAAGTTCCTTGAGTTTAAGTGTTTCATTTGTTATGGTTTTAATGGGGCAACAAGGAGATTAACTAgttgttgctgcttttgctgataTGATGAGATGAAACGGAGTAGTGTACAGCCTGCCATAAATCTTAGCCAGGGTGGGTTCTAAGCCCTGGTAA contains these protein-coding regions:
- the PCDH17 gene encoding protocadherin-17: MYLSICCFFLCWAPALSLKNLNYSVPEEQGAGTVIGNIGRDARLAAGAAAGGMLPAERGAPGGGPGGGRGPKSTFRVLENSAPHLLDVDGESGLLYTKQRIDREALCRRNAKCQLSLEVFANDQEICMIKVEIQDLNDNAPAFPSDQVDMDISENAAPGTRFPLTSAHDPDAGDNGLRTYVLTRDDYGLFSLDVKSRGDGTKFPELVIQKPLDREEQSHHTLVLTALDGGDPPRSGTVQINVRLIDSNDNSPVFEAASYVVELPENAPLGTAVIDLNATDADEGTNGEVLYSFSGYAPERVRDLFSIDPQSGLIRVKGNLDYEESGLIEIDVQARDLGPNPIPAHCKVTVRLIDRNDNAPTIGFVSVRQGALSEAAPPGTVIALVRVTDRDSGKNGQLQCRVLGGGGGPGAVPFTLEENYDNFYTVVTDRPLDREAQDEYNVTIVARDGGNPPLNSTKSFSVRILDENDNPPRFSKNLYVLQVPENNIPGEYLGSVLAQDPDLGQNGTVSYSILPGHVGDVSIYTYVSVNPTNGAIYALRSFNYEQTKHFEFRVLAKDSGSPHRESNATVRVTVLDVNDNAPLIVLPALINDTAELQVPRNAGVGYPVGTVRALDSDFGESGRLTYEIVEGNEEHLFEMDPTSGEIRTLHPYWEELSPVAELVVKVSDHGKPSLSAVAKLIVRALAGPLPEAGEPQVNGEQHRRPHWDLSLPLIVTLSTVSIILLAAMITIAVKCKRENKEIRTYNCRIAEYSHPQLGGGGGSGGGGGGSGSGGGKGKKKKISKNDIMLVPSEGEDSRGPLNVMNVVSSPSLATSPMYFDYQTRLPLSSPRSEVMYLKPASNNLTVPQGHVGCHTSFTGQGTNASEAPPSRMSIIQTDNFPAEPNYMGSRQQFVQSSSTFKDPERASLRDSGHGDSDQADSDQDTNKGSCCDMSVREALKMKTTSTKSQPLEQEQEECVNCTDECRVLGHSDRCWMPQFPAASQAENADYRTNLFVPTVEANVETETYETVNPTGKKTFCTFGKDKREHTILIANVKPYLKAKRALSPLLQEVPSASSSPTKTCIEPCTSTKGPLDGCEVKSGALAEPSSQYLSTDSQYLTPSKQSKDAPFIASDQMARAFADVHSRVSRDSSEMDSVLEQLDRSARDLGRESVDAEEVVREIDKLLQDCRGSDPVAVRK